One segment of Synechococcus sp. A15-24 DNA contains the following:
- a CDS encoding glycosyltransferase, protein MSLRQDWVRRNIQPIGNGEYHVEHADCYFETRKGISKGYYLLRLSINAEESPLLCSVCIEPVGPNKSLARTFTVPTQSTRSEPCLVLPIVVLQRSRVKIRPISGQGPINATFSILPTTIDTFVDVLRQWTTRKPKENDNAVAQETYSITQEISWRTEQIYRLAQIRHQTWPKAPFDTPTKKETDERYENYLKEIEPEIDHNEEQIREWLELNQDAPLISIVIPTYNTNSIHLRECIESVCRQSYPNWELCICDDSSSAASVQTILKSYQSLDPRIKLIFREKNGHICEASNDALSLATGEYVALLDHDDILADNALYWVARELQQKPQANLVYSDEDKISDDGMRSCPHFKPAFNIDLLLSYNFISHLGVYRREILKQIGGFRVGFEGSQDHDLALRTVLESSPDQIIHIPRVLYHWRAHSESTASNPDSKDYTTESGHKAVQNFLDEQHRRGGVRATARIKARNRFTCQWHTSEKPPSVELIIPTRDQAEVLNLAVDSIIAKTTYTNYTITIVDNQSQEVATKNLFKKLKRAHGEKINIIKYNKKFNYSAINNYAVRQSKADVVTLINNDVEVISGEWLQEIVSHTSRPDVGCVGAKLYYSNGTIQHGGVVIGIGQVAGHAHKYFPGDSPGYVDRLQYVQQMTAVTAACLAIRREIFNEVGGLNEQDLTIAFNDVDFCIRVHGRGYRNIFTPYAELFHHESISRGAEDSPEKKERFKREINFMLNQYDIQSNGELPSDLFYNPNLTKIHENFSFNTSPESVMQGIELRSNFRRMKDYYQRQ, encoded by the coding sequence ATGTCCCTTCGTCAGGATTGGGTTAGAAGAAATATACAACCAATTGGCAACGGGGAATACCACGTCGAACATGCAGACTGTTACTTCGAAACACGCAAAGGCATAAGCAAAGGATATTACCTACTTCGATTATCAATTAATGCAGAAGAGAGCCCATTACTTTGCTCCGTTTGCATAGAGCCTGTTGGGCCCAACAAATCGTTGGCAAGAACTTTCACCGTGCCCACCCAAAGCACAAGGTCAGAACCGTGCCTCGTACTTCCAATCGTCGTTCTGCAAAGGAGCAGAGTCAAGATCAGACCAATCAGCGGGCAAGGACCAATCAATGCGACCTTTTCAATATTACCTACAACCATAGATACGTTTGTAGATGTTTTAAGACAATGGACAACAAGAAAACCCAAGGAAAACGACAACGCAGTTGCGCAAGAGACGTACTCCATAACGCAAGAAATTTCTTGGCGAACGGAACAGATCTATCGATTGGCTCAGATCAGGCATCAAACCTGGCCAAAAGCACCTTTCGACACACCAACCAAAAAAGAAACAGACGAAAGGTATGAGAACTATCTAAAAGAGATTGAGCCAGAAATCGACCACAATGAAGAGCAAATCAGGGAATGGCTTGAGCTAAACCAAGACGCCCCGCTTATCAGCATTGTTATTCCTACCTACAATACCAACAGCATTCACCTTCGCGAATGCATTGAAAGTGTCTGCCGTCAAAGCTATCCCAACTGGGAACTCTGCATCTGCGATGACAGCTCCAGTGCGGCGAGCGTCCAGACAATCCTCAAGAGCTATCAATCGTTAGACCCTAGAATAAAACTTATCTTTCGCGAAAAGAATGGCCACATATGTGAAGCCAGCAATGACGCACTTAGTCTGGCGACAGGAGAATACGTAGCATTACTAGATCACGACGACATCCTTGCAGACAATGCTCTTTACTGGGTTGCACGTGAGTTGCAGCAAAAACCGCAAGCAAATTTAGTTTATAGCGACGAAGACAAGATCAGCGACGATGGAATGCGTTCATGCCCACACTTCAAGCCAGCTTTTAACATTGATCTTTTATTGTCATACAATTTTATCTCACACTTGGGTGTTTACAGAAGGGAGATCCTCAAACAAATTGGTGGCTTCCGAGTTGGCTTCGAGGGAAGCCAAGATCACGATCTTGCACTCAGAACTGTCCTGGAATCTTCCCCGGACCAAATTATTCACATCCCTAGAGTCTTGTACCACTGGCGAGCACATTCCGAATCAACCGCCAGCAACCCAGACAGCAAGGATTACACAACTGAAAGCGGTCACAAGGCAGTCCAGAATTTCCTAGACGAGCAGCATCGACGTGGAGGCGTAAGGGCGACAGCCCGAATCAAGGCCAGGAACCGATTCACCTGCCAGTGGCATACATCAGAGAAGCCACCATCTGTTGAGCTCATCATCCCCACTAGAGATCAAGCAGAGGTATTGAATCTCGCAGTGGATTCAATCATTGCCAAGACGACATACACGAACTACACAATCACAATTGTTGACAACCAGAGCCAAGAAGTCGCCACGAAGAATCTATTCAAAAAACTGAAGAGGGCGCATGGCGAAAAAATAAATATAATAAAATACAACAAGAAGTTCAACTACTCGGCCATCAATAATTATGCAGTCCGACAATCAAAAGCAGATGTTGTTACTTTGATCAATAATGATGTCGAGGTCATATCTGGCGAATGGCTCCAAGAAATTGTTTCCCACACTTCAAGGCCAGACGTTGGATGTGTCGGTGCAAAGTTATACTATTCAAATGGGACTATTCAGCATGGAGGCGTAGTTATTGGAATTGGCCAAGTCGCCGGTCATGCCCATAAATACTTTCCGGGAGATAGTCCTGGTTATGTCGACAGGCTTCAATATGTACAACAGATGACAGCAGTAACTGCAGCATGTCTCGCAATTCGCAGAGAAATTTTCAACGAAGTCGGCGGCCTCAATGAACAAGACCTCACAATCGCATTTAACGATGTCGACTTTTGCATAAGGGTTCACGGAAGAGGATATCGAAATATTTTCACCCCGTATGCTGAGCTGTTTCACCACGAATCAATATCCCGCGGAGCTGAGGACTCTCCCGAGAAGAAAGAACGGTTCAAGAGAGAGATAAACTTCATGCTAAATCAATACGACATTCAAAGTAATGGGGAACTACCAAGTGATTTATTTTACAATCCAAATCTAACAAAGATTCATGAAAATTTTAGTTTCAACACTTCACCAGAAAGCGTTATGCAAGGAATTGAACTGAGGTCCAATTTCAGGAGGATGAAAGATTACTATCAGCGACAGTAA
- the rfbC gene encoding dTDP-4-dehydrorhamnose 3,5-epimerase: MQVEQLKSPQGATIEGPLLISPQAFGDERGWFFESWNQRRFNEAVGEAVVFSQDNHSRSVQGVLRGLHYQLAPEPQAKLVRASVGEIFDVAVDIRQGSTTFGQWVGAQLSAENKQQLWVPEGFAHGFLTLSAVAEVQYKARGFWNKACERAIRWADTTISIQWPLDQLGGTEVSLSGKDAEAPTLDQAKSAGDVF, from the coding sequence ATGCAGGTTGAGCAACTGAAGAGCCCTCAGGGGGCAACGATCGAAGGACCATTGCTGATCAGCCCCCAGGCTTTCGGAGATGAACGGGGCTGGTTTTTTGAAAGCTGGAATCAGCGCAGATTCAATGAGGCCGTTGGAGAAGCAGTGGTGTTTTCGCAGGACAACCACTCCCGCTCTGTGCAGGGGGTGCTGCGGGGGTTGCACTACCAACTCGCGCCGGAGCCGCAGGCCAAACTGGTGCGCGCCAGCGTCGGTGAGATCTTTGATGTGGCGGTGGACATCCGCCAGGGTTCAACCACCTTTGGGCAGTGGGTGGGTGCCCAGTTGAGTGCAGAGAATAAGCAGCAGCTCTGGGTCCCTGAGGGCTTTGCCCATGGATTTCTGACCCTGAGCGCTGTGGCTGAAGTGCAGTACAAGGCCCGGGGGTTCTGGAACAAGGCCTGTGAACGCGCCATTCGCTGGGCCGACACCACAATCAGCATTCAGTGGCCCTTGGATCAGCTTGGAGGGACTGAGGTGAGCCTGTCGGGCAAAGATGCAGAAGCTCCAACGCTGGATCAGGCCAAGTCAGCTGGAGACGTCTTCTGA
- the rfbB gene encoding dTDP-glucose 4,6-dehydratase — translation MTDSMPTAAELLGSRRRVLVTGGAGFIGGAVVRRLLKESEAIVFNLDKMGYASDLTSIEAVLSELGERAEQRHVLQRVDLADAKAVREAVKAADPDLVMHLAAESHVDRSIAGPGVFIESNVTGTYNLLQAVREHVEGLSGDRQENFRLHHISTDEVFGSLGAEGRFSETTPYDPRSPYSSSKAASDHLVSAWHHTYALPVVLTNCSNNYGPWQFPEKLIPVVTLKAAAGKPIPLYGDGLNVRDWLYVEDHVDALLLAACKGASGRSYCVGGYGERTNREVVECICNHLDQLKPDGAPHARLITRVTDRPGHDRRYAIDPTRIETELGWKARHDFDVAIAKTVQWYIAHYGHKKY, via the coding sequence ATGACCGATTCAATGCCGACTGCTGCAGAGCTGCTGGGATCCCGGCGGCGGGTACTGGTGACAGGAGGGGCTGGATTTATCGGTGGGGCCGTGGTGCGGCGACTGCTCAAGGAGAGCGAGGCGATCGTGTTCAACCTCGACAAGATGGGCTACGCCAGCGATCTGACGTCGATTGAGGCGGTGCTGAGCGAGCTCGGGGAACGAGCCGAGCAAAGACATGTGCTGCAACGGGTGGACCTCGCGGATGCAAAGGCCGTTCGTGAGGCGGTGAAGGCGGCGGATCCCGACCTGGTGATGCACCTGGCGGCCGAGAGTCATGTGGACCGCTCAATTGCAGGCCCTGGTGTGTTCATCGAGAGCAACGTGACTGGGACCTACAACCTGCTGCAGGCGGTACGGGAGCATGTCGAGGGCTTGAGCGGAGACCGCCAAGAAAACTTCCGCTTGCATCACATCAGCACCGATGAAGTCTTCGGCTCCCTGGGCGCAGAGGGGCGTTTTTCAGAAACGACGCCGTATGACCCGCGCAGTCCATACTCAAGCAGCAAGGCGGCCAGTGACCATCTCGTCAGCGCGTGGCACCACACCTATGCATTGCCAGTGGTGTTGACGAATTGCTCCAACAATTACGGACCTTGGCAATTTCCCGAAAAGTTGATTCCTGTCGTGACATTGAAAGCTGCTGCCGGAAAGCCCATTCCCTTGTATGGCGATGGATTGAACGTCAGAGACTGGTTGTATGTGGAAGACCACGTCGATGCCCTGCTGCTGGCCGCTTGCAAAGGAGCATCTGGCCGCAGTTACTGCGTCGGCGGCTATGGAGAACGAACCAATCGCGAGGTCGTGGAATGCATCTGCAACCACTTGGATCAGCTAAAACCGGACGGGGCACCCCATGCGAGGTTGATCACACGAGTGACGGATCGTCCCGGCCACGACCGTCGGTATGCCATTGATCCGACTCGTATTGAGACCGAGCTGGGGTGGAAAGCAAGGCATGATTTCGATGTAGCCATCGCAAAGACCGTGCAGTGGTACATCGCACACTACGGTCACAAAAAATACTAG
- a CDS encoding rhamnan synthesis F family protein has product MEPTTWNPLEDGIQKIPLLLQHRHLSSINELLVSGTLNQILNGHLSLYGDLPPIPIGAYDAGLNKTQRQIRRTNKISLLEHLATEGWDHFRRQESVATGLDRYHPTKLPTIKSLILTTKHLLLVIDGTTQQAQSLAVVGGWNDVVSCSLTNMNSLSNLLRENSAEWITICHASDILANGALHALAGQLQQTKADTVLTCDDIIVYQLWNDGLGYEHRQYRSPVSAIRLCTRGGIGGLLTLPYSQLRRCKFAPSYTCLEALRLDILLQTTRDPIKTTHCHIALVKHQSSQNPSIPEQGWPRERCPLSDQQLDEIGRIRSQHAKQYFGIERGIKPNPLQVGCHDLSRPTDKSSLISILIPFRDQVELTRACVNSIKLNAGKNRNYEIVLIDNGSAKNSTKEWIRDVIEEDNIQCIRLDEEFNYSRLNNKARQLCRGDFLLFLNNDIEFISGSVLNALLDPFAHPKTVAVGSRLNYPDGSIQHQGVVIIPGERRCVLEPGKHLNEQEVIASLLPLRTQEEFSAASAACLMVKAECFDLVGGFDEKLAVVFNDVDLCLRLRDAGGAIVVTPHASITHYESLSRGKDQVGYAWARHQRESGRLRQKHKTIYAKGDPLISPLLHHHSTRYEPLLKQVVPLRPAREAVLFTWRRSLRTNDQRIPLIFAQYDSNPDKPIRSDILDLLRKYRRHFYIQVVAATPSLLQHHHDLAALKNVSDALIIRGNEGYDFGSWMTGLRFCRDLIDQRKSVLLCNDSFWGPIRPLTGLINRLANSQADVIGLTDNLMYEPHLQSAFLMFKRRAVSCPSFWQFWDNIMCWDEKRSIVKNYEVGLSVLLKENGMNLESLYSKNANGNILHAEWKSLIEDHEFPFIKVSLLRDNPHEVDIKDWKETIRRGNRRLARQIENYLEGLTRVQQDN; this is encoded by the coding sequence TTGGAGCCAACAACATGGAACCCACTGGAAGATGGAATTCAAAAAATCCCCTTACTACTTCAACATCGGCACCTCTCATCAATCAATGAGTTACTAGTGAGTGGGACGCTGAATCAGATTTTAAATGGTCATCTGTCTCTTTACGGAGATCTACCGCCAATACCCATTGGAGCCTACGACGCAGGCCTGAACAAAACACAGAGACAAATCAGACGCACTAATAAAATCTCTTTGCTCGAACATCTCGCGACGGAGGGGTGGGATCATTTCCGTCGGCAAGAATCTGTTGCGACAGGCCTTGATCGATATCATCCAACAAAGTTACCCACAATAAAATCCTTGATTTTAACAACAAAGCATCTACTTTTAGTGATTGATGGAACAACACAGCAAGCACAATCTCTAGCTGTTGTAGGTGGTTGGAACGATGTGGTTTCTTGCTCTTTGACAAATATGAATTCTTTATCAAATCTGCTAAGAGAAAACTCTGCAGAGTGGATCACTATTTGTCATGCCAGCGATATCTTGGCCAATGGAGCCCTACATGCTTTAGCGGGACAACTCCAACAAACAAAAGCGGACACTGTGTTGACCTGCGATGACATTATTGTTTACCAACTTTGGAATGATGGGCTCGGATATGAACATCGGCAATACCGAAGCCCAGTGTCAGCCATTCGTCTGTGTACCCGCGGAGGCATTGGAGGACTTCTAACGCTACCTTATTCTCAATTAAGGCGGTGTAAATTTGCTCCAAGTTATACCTGCCTAGAAGCATTACGTCTGGACATACTTCTACAGACAACTCGCGATCCGATCAAGACGACCCACTGTCATATAGCACTCGTCAAGCATCAAAGCTCTCAGAATCCTTCAATACCTGAACAAGGCTGGCCCAGGGAAAGATGTCCATTGAGTGATCAGCAATTAGATGAGATCGGTCGTATCAGAAGTCAGCATGCCAAACAATATTTTGGAATAGAGAGGGGAATCAAGCCCAACCCGTTACAGGTAGGATGCCATGACTTGTCTCGTCCTACAGATAAATCATCCTTGATTTCCATATTGATTCCATTTAGAGATCAAGTAGAATTAACTAGGGCATGTGTTAATTCGATCAAGCTTAATGCCGGTAAAAATCGTAATTATGAAATCGTTCTAATTGACAACGGAAGCGCAAAAAATTCAACAAAAGAATGGATAAGAGATGTTATCGAGGAAGACAATATTCAATGCATTCGTCTCGACGAAGAATTTAATTACTCACGACTAAACAACAAAGCCCGCCAATTATGTAGAGGAGATTTTCTGCTATTCCTCAACAATGATATCGAATTTATCTCCGGAAGTGTCCTTAATGCACTTCTAGATCCCTTTGCACACCCTAAAACTGTTGCCGTCGGCTCAAGGCTTAATTATCCCGATGGAAGCATTCAACATCAAGGAGTTGTCATTATTCCAGGAGAGCGTCGTTGCGTTCTTGAACCAGGTAAGCACCTTAACGAGCAAGAGGTCATAGCCAGCCTTCTACCTCTCAGAACACAAGAAGAGTTCTCCGCAGCCTCTGCAGCCTGTTTGATGGTGAAAGCCGAGTGTTTTGACCTCGTTGGTGGATTTGATGAAAAACTCGCCGTTGTCTTTAATGATGTCGACCTTTGCCTCAGACTCAGGGATGCAGGGGGTGCCATTGTTGTGACGCCACATGCATCAATCACTCACTATGAGTCACTCAGTCGTGGGAAGGATCAAGTTGGATATGCTTGGGCACGGCATCAACGCGAATCAGGACGCCTTCGCCAAAAGCACAAAACAATTTATGCGAAAGGTGATCCATTAATCAGCCCCCTCCTTCATCATCATTCAACGAGATACGAACCACTCCTGAAACAAGTGGTGCCTCTCAGGCCAGCACGAGAAGCAGTGTTATTCACCTGGAGGCGTTCATTAAGAACAAATGACCAACGCATACCACTGATATTTGCGCAATATGACTCCAATCCTGACAAACCAATACGCTCTGACATTCTTGATCTGTTAAGGAAGTACAGACGCCATTTTTATATTCAAGTCGTTGCTGCGACACCATCGTTGTTGCAACACCACCATGATTTGGCAGCTCTTAAGAATGTTAGCGATGCTCTAATCATTCGAGGTAATGAAGGATATGACTTTGGCAGCTGGATGACTGGTCTAAGGTTTTGTCGCGATCTAATCGATCAAAGAAAGTCTGTATTGCTCTGTAACGATAGTTTTTGGGGTCCGATTCGTCCCCTCACCGGCCTGATCAATCGCCTTGCCAATAGCCAAGCGGATGTGATTGGTTTAACGGACAATCTCATGTACGAACCCCATCTACAATCTGCATTTCTAATGTTTAAACGTCGCGCTGTTTCTTGTCCGTCATTCTGGCAATTCTGGGACAACATAATGTGTTGGGATGAAAAACGCAGCATTGTCAAAAACTATGAGGTCGGACTCTCTGTCCTTCTCAAAGAGAATGGGATGAATCTTGAAAGCCTTTATTCAAAAAATGCCAATGGCAATATTCTTCATGCTGAGTGGAAATCACTCATTGAGGATCATGAGTTCCCCTTCATCAAGGTTAGCTTGCTTCGAGACAACCCTCATGAGGTAGACATTAAAGACTGGAAGGAAACCATTCGTCGCGGCAATCGTCGATTAGCGCGACAAATCGAAAATTATCTTGAAGGGCTAACACGAGTACAGCAAGATAATTGA
- the rfbD gene encoding dTDP-4-dehydrorhamnose reductase yields MRVLVTGAAGQLGQALVGRLPEGIELVASSRNGGNGLVALDLADAAACRQLVEEQRPDWVLNAGAYTAVDKAEAEPELAHAVNGGAPRAFAEAIQAHGGRMLQLSTDFVFNGQQGSPYRVDQSRDPLGVYGASKASGEEAVEELFGASGQGVVLRTSWVMGPMGKNFALTMLRLHREREQLGVVVDQVGCPSSTLNLATACWTVITSSRDEVELPPVLHWCDGGAASWYDVSVAVGELAMDLGLLERAATVNPISTSDYPTPATRPGYSLLDCQASRQVLQLKAQPWRAALKDVLQAIPTNP; encoded by the coding sequence ATGAGAGTGTTGGTCACCGGTGCCGCGGGACAGCTTGGGCAGGCCCTGGTTGGAAGGTTGCCTGAAGGCATTGAACTGGTGGCGAGCAGCCGCAATGGCGGCAATGGCTTGGTGGCACTCGATCTGGCTGATGCAGCGGCATGCCGACAGTTGGTGGAGGAACAGCGCCCCGATTGGGTGCTGAATGCCGGGGCCTACACCGCAGTGGACAAGGCAGAAGCGGAACCGGAGCTGGCCCATGCCGTGAATGGAGGAGCACCACGGGCTTTTGCAGAAGCGATCCAGGCACACGGCGGCCGCATGCTGCAGCTAAGCACCGACTTTGTATTCAACGGTCAGCAGGGCTCCCCTTACCGGGTGGATCAAAGCCGCGATCCCCTGGGGGTCTACGGCGCCAGCAAGGCCAGCGGAGAGGAGGCGGTGGAAGAGCTTTTTGGGGCCAGTGGCCAAGGTGTGGTGCTGCGCACCAGCTGGGTGATGGGTCCGATGGGCAAAAACTTTGCGCTCACGATGCTGCGACTGCATCGAGAGAGAGAGCAATTGGGGGTGGTGGTCGATCAGGTGGGCTGCCCGAGCAGCACGTTGAATTTGGCGACGGCTTGTTGGACGGTGATCACCAGCAGCCGCGACGAGGTGGAACTCCCCCCTGTGCTGCACTGGTGTGATGGCGGTGCCGCCAGCTGGTACGACGTATCCGTCGCGGTGGGTGAGCTGGCGATGGACCTTGGCCTGCTAGAGCGCGCCGCCACGGTGAATCCGATCAGCACCTCCGACTATCCAACCCCAGCCACCCGTCCCGGCTATTCGTTATTGGATTGCCAGGCCAGCCGTCAAGTGCTGCAACTGAAGGCCCAGCCCTGGCGGGCAGCCCTTAAGGATGTGCTGCAGGCCATCCCCACGAACCCTTGA